Sequence from the Cryptococcus neoformans var. grubii H99 chromosome 3, complete sequence genome:
CCTTGTCCGAAGTTCGATCTTGAATAAAGTACCCAAGTTTCTCCTTGACACTATTGACCAGTCAGCTTCCAAATTACGCGTGATGTACAAACCACACACATGTCACGAAGGGCGCGTCGATAGGGTACACCTTTATCATGTGGAAAGATGATGGCTGTATCGATGACCAGGTCGTGCAGCAGTCTCAAAGCGCGTAGATCGTTTTCGAGACTGGTAAACAAGATTAGTCTAGAAGCAACCATGAAGGAACACATTATAAGGCCTACCCATGACCAACGATTATGGTCTGGGGACCGATGAACATGCAGACTGCGGCCCTCACCCCGTCAAGGTCCATGATAGCATTATCAAGTTGACCTGGGGAGATACCAGAAAACCGGGTATTGATATCTCTGCAGATCATTCAGCATAGAGTCATATTACGGGGTTGATGTGTTGGAGACCCACAAGATGGGCACGTTTTGGCGTACTAGCTCATCAAGCAGTGAATGTCCGTTCTCATCCACTACTGTCACCCGGCCTAGCGATAAGCCGGCCGTAGTAACTGGGTACATCGTCAGACAAGTTATACTTTGAAAGGTGTACATACTCACAGATCATCTCACAATCCATCGCCACCACACCGTACCCCTCGCCCACGACATTCCTCCCTGACGCtttcgcttcttccaaacaCATCTTGACTGTCTTATACGCCACCCTTTTCGCAAGCTGCTTgtcatcttccccatctttGAACACATGCAGTCCTTCCTCACACCCTTGttcccctctctccttgccGCAGCATGAATATATCCATTTTCTTCGACCCTCTACCCTTTCAGGCGCAGTCCGACCATAGTGATACCGACACTCTCCAAATCTTCCTTCAAGGTTCTTCGACGAGACGATGAATGACACTTTGCATCGGTCGCAGTTATgcctttccccttctccgTCTGGTTTCGTTTCGACTCCTTTACCCGTCAACCCCTCACCACTTGGATCGGGGTATCCCCATCTCTCAaaatcctccttcttcatacAATACCTCTCCACTCTATCTCTCGTCAGCTTGCTggccttttctttttcggCCTTCTCCGTTGCAATTCGTGACTCTTTCACTGTTCCTATTGAGGGGTGTGGTATACTGGTAGGAGGTGGTCGGCGAGAGATCGCCACAGCTGCATGGTGGATTGCGGTTTTGTACGCTCGCAAAGacgttgatgaagaggatatTTCAGCTTCTTgtgccaaagaagaatcGTGTGCGAGGGAGGGAGAAATTTGGAGGATCCGAGAGTACAGTTTGACAAATTGGGTGTGGAGTGTTCCCACTAGTACAAAAGCGTCAGCGCTAGCCTTCAGAGGCTCAAGATGGCTCATACGAACAAGCTTTTTGACGATCTGTTCGAGGTTGGGGAGATATTTTGATACCGTATGGGAGCATAGGTGGTCTACTGTAGTCGATACTACTAGAGTTTGATCCTCCTGATACTACCGTCTTTGTCGGGGCGGGTGCTGATCTTACAGGAATGGTTGGTAATGGAGCTACAGGCTTTGTAACGTTTGTCACAttttgcttcttcatctctctcgcAACTGGTGCGCCACTGCTCTCGCCAATTTTCCTCTTTACAGCTGTAGGAGGTTCTCTAGCGGCTGGCTCTCGAATACCAGTTGGAACTTGAGATTGAGATGGGCCTGAAATTACGAGGTcatgagagaagaaacaCCTAGGTCGGGCGCACTTCATGTCGGGACATCTTTCAGTTGCAAATAGTCCCAGATTGGAAAGCATGAAAAAGGCTTTTCTAATGTAATCTAAGTCTGAATGAGTAAAAAGCGTGATGCAGACGAGGATGTTGACGGCGATAAGATTTCGGTGCGCAAGGACGGCCTCCACTTTCGGCTTTTCAACGATGGTGTTTATCCTctaatcttcttccttgttATAATTACCTGTCAGAAACCATAAATATTGCGGAAGATGTTGGTACCAAGACCTGCTGCACCATCACTGAGGCTCCTAGCCAAGAGAAGTCACCAAAGCATCACTCGGAATTCCCTGGTTCGGTCTATTGCCTTGCTTCGATGTCAGTCCAATTCGGCCgtatcctcttcccccaaACCAGCTACGAAGCCCAACGAACTGGCTAAAGTCATCCGCGACTCTATAAAGGTATATCTAATCTATACCTACTGGTATAGGAATGCTCATCACACATATAGTCAACTGGACCGATCTCTGCATCCCGCTACATGCAATTCTGCCTATCCCATCCCGTCCACGGATACTACTCCAAAGGCGACGTATTTGGTCAAAAGGGGGATTTCATCACCTCTCCTGAAATCAGTCAGATATTTGGGGAGCTTGTTGCCATATGGTTCTTGACTAGATGGATGGAAGCCGATTCTCCCACGCGAGTGCGCATAATAGAGCTTGGTCCAGGCCGAGGAACGCTCATGGACGACGTGCTTCGAGTGAGTAGCCTTTCCTTCTGTATTTCATCTTTAACTAACAACATTCCAGACCCTGTTAAACTTCCCTGGGATCGCTGCATCAATCAACAGCGTACACCTGGTGGAGAATAGTGAAGCCATGAGAGAAGTCCAATCCCGAACACTTTCTCCTAGGATAGAAGGCAAGGATGTCAAGCTCAATTGGTACACCAGTATTGAGGAGATTCCTGAGAGTAGGTATTCCTTAATCACAAATGATCAAAGCTGTAGTTAATGAATAACGTTAGCGAAAGACGAGTTTACTCTCTTCGTTGCTCATGAATTCTTCGACGCAATGCCCATCAACGTATTCGAAAAGACCGACATGGGCTGGCGCGAAGTTCTCATCGACAGGGATCCCTCTTATTCTCCCAAGTATGTCGCACCTCTCTAACTAATGTATTGAAAGTCCAATAACGCTACTTTTAGTCttcccacctcttcctcgccttcaGGTCTTCGATTTACCCTCTCCCCATCACCTACAACCCTGTCCAccattcttccctcaacctcctcgcGCTTCGCCAACCTCCCATCCGGCTCGCGGATCGAGGTATCCCAGGATTCATACAAGATCATGCACCGATTAGGGCAAGTCACCAATGAAGGTCTTGGCGGATGCGGGCTGGTGGTGGACTACGGAGCGGACAAGACGTTTGCTTCCAGTTTCAGAGTAAGCCATCAAAATAATGAAGATGTTCGCGCTGATGTCGGCGACTCGCAACAGGCATTCAGGAAACACGAGATTGTGGATGTGTTTGAGGATCCTGGTAACTGTGATTTAACTGCCAACGTTGACTTTGCGTATCTCCGCGAATCGCTCACAGGTATAGGTGAGTTTCGATTCTGTCAAATACATCGGTCAAGAGCTAATCCGAAGAACCCAACTTTCACAGCAACATCCCTCGGCCCCATCTCCCAAGCTCAGTTTCTTATCTCCTTGGGCCTCCAACCCCGTCTGCGCAAGCTCCTTGACACTGCCCCACCAGAGAGACGCGAAACTATCGGGAAAGGCGCTAAGAGGCTAATCGACGTTTTGGGCATGGGTTCGCAGTACCAAGTTATGGGCGTTGTTAGCGGTGAGCCagagatgaaagagggGATCTATCCTTTTCCggtgaaaaagaagataat
This genomic interval carries:
- a CDS encoding RNA exonuclease 1 yields the protein MLSNLGLFATERCPDMKCARPRCFFSHDLVISGPSQSQVPTGIREPAAREPPTAVKRKIGESSGAPVAREMKKQNVTNVTKPVAPLPTIPVRSAPAPTKTVVSGGSNSSSIDYSRPPMLPYGIKISPQPRTDRQKALGTLHTQFVKLYSRILQISPSLAHDSSLAQEAEISSSSTSLRAYKTAIHHAAVAISRRPPPTSIPHPSIGTVKESRIATEKAEKEKASKLTRDRVERYCMKKEDFERWGYPDPSGEGLTGKGVETKPDGEGERHNCDRCKVSFIVSSKNLEGRFGECRYHYGRTAPERVEGRRKWIYSCCGKERGEQGCEEGLHVFKDGEDDKQLAKRVAYKTVKMCLEEAKASGRNVVGEGYGVVAMDCEMIFTTAGLSLGRVTVVDENGHSLLDELVRQNVPILDINTRFSGISPGQLDNAIMDLDGVRAAVCMFIGPQTIIVGHGLENDLRALRLLHDLVIDTAIIFPHDKGVPYRRALRDIVKEKLGYFIQDRTSDKGHSSVEDAKATLDVLKWKVREDNED